The following proteins are co-located in the Methanobacterium formicicum DSM 3637 genome:
- a CDS encoding tyrosine-type recombinase/integrase, translating to MIEEAENEEEAGIKLRNRKINDYFYDFREKLEEEGMLPSTINGYFDTVKAFYRHYDIHLPKLKINLNSGENWSMEDIPTIDHVREAVKVSDIRDKAILLLMLSSGMGSGEIRHLTYENFIKSVSDYIDLSDPDKLNIPKVVYELRKIEDLIGTWKIHRYKTGMPYITFNSPESTQAIIDYLSHRENNNKEIKNLDDPLFVSSRRIQISSQGLVFVFRRINERAGFGRSKERNRRFFTSHTMRKLFTSTLYNKGIDQLAVDWMLGHKINPVTEAYFKNDPQTLKAKYMEAVENLTLEKVKVKNVTTQEYDLLIRDSKDKDGKITSLEGRIENLEAMLKKTLEKQIEREKGERK from the coding sequence TTGATAGAAGAAGCTGAAAATGAAGAAGAAGCCGGGATAAAACTTAGAAATCGTAAAATTAATGATTATTTCTATGATTTCCGTGAAAAGCTAGAAGAAGAGGGAATGCTCCCAAGCACAATTAACGGTTATTTCGATACAGTTAAAGCTTTTTACCGACATTACGATATTCACCTTCCAAAACTTAAAATTAATCTAAATAGTGGTGAAAATTGGAGTATGGAAGATATTCCCACTATTGATCATGTTAGGGAAGCTGTAAAAGTTTCCGATATCCGTGATAAGGCCATTCTTCTTTTAATGTTATCAAGTGGGATGGGATCAGGGGAGATAAGACACCTCACATATGAAAATTTTATCAAATCCGTTTCGGATTATATAGATTTATCAGATCCAGATAAATTGAACATACCTAAAGTAGTCTATGAACTTAGGAAAATAGAGGATCTAATTGGAACCTGGAAAATTCATAGATATAAAACAGGAATGCCTTACATTACTTTTAATTCTCCTGAGAGTACACAGGCCATAATTGATTATTTGTCTCATAGAGAAAATAACAATAAGGAAATTAAAAATTTAGATGATCCTCTTTTTGTAAGTAGTCGTCGAATCCAGATTTCCAGTCAAGGTTTGGTATTTGTATTCCGTCGAATAAATGAAAGAGCTGGTTTTGGTCGTTCTAAAGAAAGAAATCGAAGATTTTTTACTTCCCATACTATGAGAAAGTTATTCACTAGCACTTTATACAATAAAGGTATTGATCAACTTGCTGTTGATTGGATGTTAGGCCATAAAATAAACCCCGTAACAGAAGCATACTTTAAAAACGATCCTCAAACCTTGAAAGCTAAATATATGGAAGCAGTAGAGAATTTAACCTTAGAAAAAGTGAAAGTAAAAAATGTCACAACACAAGAATATGATCTACTAATCAGAGATTCCAAAGATAAAGATGGTAAAATAACTAGTTTAGAAGGTCGAATTGAAAATTTAGAAGCTATGCTCAAGAAAACACTTGAAAAACAAATAGAAAGGGAAAAAGGGGAGCGTAAATAA
- a CDS encoding SIR2 family protein: MAENVIFLGAGASTSKNAPLQSQLFEKYFSLETTSPYEQKMNERLTKFFKDFFAIDVTNNLEEINFPEFEEILGILELSLNREESFKNYGLYHNNPQIQQIKEDLIFLIAITIDKEIKSKPKNKSHEILTKRLIEENEIWQTDFISLNYDIILDNTLTRMHENYDLDLDYGIEFTNFENNYEEDPWKRPLPEKAVHLYKPHGSLNWLYCPTCISTTLTPEEKGAVKLFYEPIDCEVCGSKIIPIIIPPSFFKVMSNRYLQEIWYKMEDSLKNAERIYFCGYSFPDADIHIKYLLKKAEINGNSNPEIYIINNSEKKEIKSSYERFFKCDTVKWTGQSFEHFCKHGL; the protein is encoded by the coding sequence ATGGCAGAAAACGTTATTTTTCTTGGGGCAGGAGCATCTACATCTAAAAATGCACCTTTACAAAGTCAATTATTTGAGAAATATTTTTCCTTAGAAACGACTAGCCCCTATGAACAAAAAATGAATGAAAGATTAACTAAATTTTTCAAAGATTTTTTCGCAATTGATGTTACAAACAATTTAGAGGAGATTAATTTTCCAGAATTTGAAGAGATATTAGGAATTCTTGAATTATCATTAAATAGAGAGGAGAGTTTCAAAAATTATGGATTATACCACAATAATCCTCAAATTCAACAGATTAAAGAAGATTTAATATTCTTAATCGCCATTACTATAGACAAAGAAATAAAAAGTAAACCAAAAAACAAATCCCATGAGATACTGACAAAAAGATTAATAGAAGAGAATGAAATTTGGCAAACTGATTTTATTAGTTTGAATTATGATATTATTCTGGATAATACGCTGACACGTATGCATGAAAATTATGATTTGGATTTAGATTATGGAATTGAATTTACGAATTTTGAAAACAATTATGAGGAGGATCCTTGGAAAAGACCTCTTCCCGAAAAAGCTGTTCACCTTTACAAACCCCATGGCTCCTTAAATTGGCTTTATTGTCCAACATGCATATCAACAACATTAACGCCAGAAGAAAAAGGAGCTGTGAAATTATTTTATGAACCAATAGACTGTGAAGTTTGTGGAAGTAAAATTATTCCAATTATAATTCCACCTTCGTTTTTCAAGGTTATGTCAAATAGGTATCTGCAGGAAATATGGTATAAAATGGAAGATTCATTAAAAAATGCTGAAAGAATCTATTTTTGCGGTTATTCTTTTCCAGATGCAGATATCCATATTAAATATCTTCTTAAAAAGGCAGAAATTAATGGAAATTCTAATCCTGAAATTTACATAATTAATAATTCTGAAAAAAAAGAAATAAAATCAAGTTATGAAAGATTTTTCAAATGTGATACGGTTAAATGGACAGGTCAATCATTTGAGCATTTCTGTAAACATGGGTTATAA
- a CDS encoding restriction endonuclease subunit S has translation MVECFSINLIDVESRLDPNYYRLEFLEIMDRFNDSEFQFKTLKEISSKIKSGSTPKSGGPAYVNAENGIPFIRSGDINEYNSINFNKILYIKPEVHNNSLKGSKLKKGDLLIALVGATIGQVSVYNDENEANINQALALVRLNEEINPEYVKIFLLSKLGQLQLNRIKRPVARANINLEEIGGINILLPPIEIQNDIARKMENAYKTKKEKESKAFEILNSMEDFLFQELKIRIPKSREKMTFVVGSDDIEGRLDPFYYKPLFNELYSELINNESLNTKKFGTEIESIINGMDYREFSDIGLNYLRVSNIKPFEIEYSDVKKINLPITDIKKDIQLKKGDILLTRKGTYGIAVCVNADLDDIISSEIFRIRLKQDINKKYVEIVLNSSIGKLQFDRNKIGAIMGSLSQESIKNLLLPVPPIEIQENIIKEFSYKMSESTKLQEEGNKLIFETKNEIELILGV, from the coding sequence ATGGTTGAATGTTTCTCGATTAATTTAATTGATGTTGAATCTAGATTGGATCCTAATTATTATAGGTTAGAATTTCTTGAAATAATGGATAGATTTAATGATAGTGAATTTCAATTTAAAACCCTTAAAGAGATTTCTTCTAAAATAAAAAGTGGATCCACTCCAAAATCTGGGGGTCCAGCGTATGTTAATGCTGAGAATGGAATTCCATTCATAAGGAGTGGGGATATAAATGAATATAATAGTATCAATTTCAATAAAATTTTATATATTAAACCCGAAGTTCATAATAATAGTTTAAAAGGATCTAAATTAAAAAAAGGGGATTTGTTGATAGCTCTTGTTGGTGCAACTATCGGCCAAGTTTCTGTTTATAATGATGAAAACGAAGCAAATATCAACCAAGCCTTAGCATTAGTTAGATTAAATGAAGAGATTAATCCAGAATATGTTAAAATCTTTTTGTTATCAAAATTAGGGCAATTACAATTGAATAGAATAAAAAGGCCTGTTGCAAGAGCTAATATTAATTTAGAAGAAATTGGGGGTATTAACATTCTGTTGCCTCCAATTGAGATTCAAAACGATATTGCTCGAAAAATGGAAAATGCCTATAAAACTAAAAAAGAAAAAGAAAGTAAGGCATTTGAAATTTTAAATTCAATGGAAGATTTTCTATTTCAAGAATTGAAAATTAGAATTCCTAAATCTCGTGAGAAGATGACATTTGTTGTTGGAAGTGATGATATTGAAGGAAGATTAGATCCTTTTTATTATAAACCACTTTTTAATGAGTTGTATTCTGAATTAATAAATAATGAATCATTGAATACTAAAAAATTTGGGACAGAAATTGAAAGCATAATAAATGGGATGGATTATCGTGAATTCAGTGATATTGGCCTTAATTATTTGAGAGTCAGCAATATTAAACCGTTTGAGATAGAATATAGTGATGTTAAAAAAATTAATTTACCTATAACGGATATTAAAAAGGATATCCAGTTAAAAAAAGGTGATATTTTACTTACAAGGAAAGGGACTTATGGTATTGCTGTTTGTGTTAATGCGGATTTAGATGATATTATAAGTTCTGAAATTTTTAGGATAAGACTTAAACAAGACATTAATAAAAAATATGTTGAAATAGTTTTAAATTCGTCCATCGGTAAATTACAATTTGATAGGAATAAAATAGGGGCGATAATGGGTAGTTTATCTCAAGAATCTATTAAAAATCTTTTACTTCCTGTTCCACCTATTGAAATTCAAGAAAATATAATAAAAGAATTTTCGTATAAAATGAGTGAATCAACTAAATTACAAGAAGAGGGCAATAAATTAATATTTGAGACTAAAAATGAAATTGAACTAATACTGGGTGTTTAG
- a CDS encoding ribbon-helix-helix protein, CopG family — translation MTEPKKRGRPKSKQRMKQITIKLPLPLLEELKELSEKSYISRSFHIRQAVIEYLGKQDMNYIKNDIGSKFKKG, via the coding sequence ATGACAGAACCAAAAAAAAGGGGAAGACCAAAATCTAAGCAACGAATGAAGCAAATAACGATAAAATTACCCCTACCATTATTGGAAGAGTTAAAAGAATTATCAGAAAAGAGTTACATTTCAAGGAGTTTTCATATTAGGCAAGCCGTAATAGAATATTTAGGGAAACAAGATATGAATTATATTAAAAATGATATCGGAAGTAAATTTAAGAAGGGGTAA
- a CDS encoding DUF5750 family protein produces the protein MQFRVKIIDYGFSESLKKYYVTYKVTGLNKEELRKLGGLLEDPVTVKENELYMNVYFEEEYFPFGTGDSKNRLDDYLAREELEMTAYLFDLMDD, from the coding sequence TTGCAGTTTAGGGTAAAAATTATTGATTACGGATTTTCCGAGAGCTTAAAAAAATATTACGTGACTTACAAAGTAACAGGACTTAATAAGGAAGAGTTACGTAAACTGGGGGGGCTTCTAGAGGATCCAGTTACGGTTAAGGAAAATGAATTGTATATGAATGTTTATTTTGAAGAGGAGTACTTCCCCTTTGGTACTGGAGATTCAAAAAATCGTTTGGACGATTATCTGGCAAGAGAAGAGCTAGAGATGACTGCATACTTATTTGATTTGATGGATGATTGA
- a CDS encoding HEAT repeat domain-containing protein — protein MEEHKRIDFLVEELNSDDWKVREDAAELLGEVGEPDAVQPLINALEDEDWHVREAAALSLGIFEDEKSVEPLIRLMDDEKANVRYGAAISLSMIGDERAVDVLQKATEDENSVVRKVAIVALKEVKNRI, from the coding sequence GTGGAAGAACATAAAAGAATTGATTTTCTTGTGGAAGAACTAAATAGTGATGATTGGAAGGTTCGTGAAGATGCCGCTGAACTTTTAGGAGAAGTTGGTGAACCTGACGCAGTGCAACCTTTAATAAATGCCCTGGAAGATGAGGATTGGCATGTTAGAGAGGCTGCTGCACTTTCTCTGGGAATATTTGAAGATGAAAAATCTGTAGAACCTTTGATTAGGCTCATGGATGATGAAAAAGCTAACGTGAGATACGGAGCTGCTATCAGTCTCTCCATGATAGGTGACGAGCGCGCTGTGGATGTTTTACAGAAGGCAACTGAAGATGAAAACTCAGTGGTTCGTAAAGTTGCCATAGTGGCCCTTAAAGAGGTTAAAAATCGTATTTAA
- a CDS encoding nuclear transport factor 2 family protein, whose amino-acid sequence MNDTWLGMILHQLGMINMADNVQQKVLDLLEKYVQAYHEKDLDSILKLFADRDDLVLIGTGYDEWIRGYDNIRSGFERDFKQADNIQVKFRKVSVSFSDNVAWLSAHMTMDTRVDGHDIYLPGRLTAVVLKIDGEWLFTQLHYSLPSVEQEEGKSWPDI is encoded by the coding sequence ATGAATGATACCTGGCTAGGAATGATACTGCATCAATTAGGAATGATAAACATGGCAGATAATGTGCAACAAAAAGTACTTGATCTTCTGGAAAAATATGTTCAAGCCTATCACGAGAAAGATCTTGATAGCATTTTAAAACTCTTTGCAGACCGTGATGATCTGGTATTAATTGGAACTGGATATGATGAATGGATCAGAGGCTATGATAACATTCGATCCGGTTTTGAAAGAGATTTCAAGCAAGCAGATAATATACAGGTTAAGTTCAGGAAGGTTTCAGTTTCATTTTCTGACAATGTAGCCTGGTTGTCAGCTCACATGACAATGGATACCAGAGTAGATGGTCATGATATTTATCTTCCAGGTCGCCTAACTGCGGTGGTCCTTAAAATTGATGGTGAATGGCTTTTCACACAACTTCATTATTCATTGCCCTCTGTTGAGCAGGAAGAAGGCAAATCCTGGCCGGATATTTAA
- a CDS encoding AbrB/MazE/SpoVT family DNA-binding domain-containing protein: MVELDTMKIQKTNGSYFVYIPKVWVNAMDLKKGDKLIWSVEEGNHGILILKKMIEG; this comes from the coding sequence ATGGTGGAATTAGATACAATGAAGATTCAAAAAACGAATGGATCCTATTTTGTATATATCCCAAAAGTTTGGGTAAACGCAATGGATCTTAAAAAAGGTGATAAACTCATTTGGAGTGTTGAAGAAGGAAATCATGGAATTCTCATATTAAAAAAAATGATTGAGGGATAA
- a CDS encoding DUF192 domain-containing protein — MHIDKKTSYVFIVNKTKGTNLGNADVANSFFSRFKGLMLVKKLERALILKLPSDRSRRASGIHMFFMRIPLDVVFVDSAMKVVDTVTLDPWTTYTPVAPARYVIELEKGKLTESNTQIGDELDFTCEIA; from the coding sequence ATGCATATTGATAAAAAAACGAGTTATGTGTTTATAGTAAATAAAACTAAGGGCACCAATCTGGGAAATGCAGATGTAGCCAACAGTTTTTTCTCCCGTTTCAAGGGATTAATGTTAGTTAAAAAGTTAGAAAGAGCTCTTATTCTAAAATTACCATCAGATCGGAGTCGAAGGGCCTCGGGTATTCACATGTTCTTCATGCGCATACCTTTAGATGTTGTATTCGTTGATTCTGCTATGAAAGTGGTGGATACTGTCACCCTAGATCCATGGACCACTTACACTCCCGTAGCACCGGCCAGGTATGTTATTGAGCTGGAAAAGGGTAAACTAACTGAATCAAATACTCAAATAGGGGATGAACTTGATTTCACCTGTGAAATTGCATGA
- a CDS encoding methionine adenosyltransferase: MRNIIVEELIQKPIEEQEIEIVERKGIGHPDSISDGIAESVSRGLCNAYLDHFGGVLHHNTDEVQITAGESSPEFGGGDIIKPMDILLTGRGVPEYEGKKIGIDRIAIKAAKEYLNEALINLDVETCTVVECKIGHGSGDLVDVFKRQGMPASNDTSFGVGFAPFSETESMVMAIEELLNSKSFKNKYPQVGEDIKVMGLRDHDKITLTVAVAMISKYVDGAQTYLDTKEELKDIVTNLALKHTSRDVETFINTADDPTSTTEEGYYLTVTGTSAEMGDDGSVGRGNRANGLITPNRPMSMEATSGKNPINHVGKIYNLLSNQIANDIVKEVEGVNQVHMMILSQIGAPIDQPKAASAQLILEKGYEMSKVRSEVQGVMDTWLADINKITEMLIKGKVRTF, encoded by the coding sequence ATGAGAAATATTATTGTTGAAGAGCTTATTCAAAAGCCAATTGAGGAACAGGAAATAGAAATCGTAGAAAGGAAGGGGATAGGCCACCCAGATAGTATAAGCGATGGAATCGCAGAATCAGTTAGCCGGGGACTGTGCAACGCTTACTTAGATCATTTCGGTGGTGTCTTACACCATAACACTGATGAAGTACAGATAACCGCGGGTGAATCTTCTCCTGAATTCGGAGGAGGAGATATAATAAAGCCAATGGACATCCTCCTCACCGGAAGGGGAGTCCCAGAATACGAAGGCAAAAAAATTGGTATAGACAGGATAGCAATTAAAGCAGCCAAAGAATATCTTAATGAAGCCTTGATCAACCTGGACGTGGAAACCTGCACCGTGGTAGAGTGCAAAATTGGACACGGCTCTGGAGACCTGGTAGATGTTTTCAAAAGGCAAGGAATGCCTGCATCCAATGACACATCCTTTGGAGTTGGATTCGCACCATTCTCCGAAACCGAAAGCATGGTTATGGCCATTGAAGAACTTCTAAACTCCAAATCATTCAAAAATAAATACCCACAAGTTGGGGAAGACATAAAAGTCATGGGACTACGTGACCATGATAAAATCACCCTTACCGTGGCTGTGGCCATGATCTCCAAGTATGTTGACGGCGCACAAACCTACCTGGACACCAAAGAAGAACTCAAAGATATCGTCACCAACCTGGCCCTGAAACACACCTCCAGGGATGTTGAAACATTCATCAACACCGCAGACGACCCCACCAGTACAACCGAAGAAGGTTACTACCTCACTGTAACCGGTACATCTGCAGAGATGGGAGACGACGGATCAGTGGGCCGTGGAAACAGGGCTAACGGACTTATAACCCCTAACCGCCCAATGTCAATGGAAGCTACCTCTGGTAAAAATCCAATAAACCATGTGGGTAAAATATACAACCTTTTATCTAACCAGATTGCCAATGACATTGTTAAAGAAGTTGAAGGTGTTAACCAGGTTCACATGATGATTTTAAGCCAGATTGGAGCCCCTATTGACCAGCCAAAAGCTGCAAGTGCACAGCTTATCCTGGAGAAAGGTTACGAGATGAGTAAGGTTAGAAGTGAAGTTCAGGGTGTTATGGACACCTGGCTGGCTGACATCAACAAGATAACTGAGATGTTAATAAAGGGAAAAGTTCGAACCTTTTAA
- a CDS encoding N-6 DNA methylase produces the protein MSDDSISKFSEQIQRGIDTKLIEISDNKLNNTLKIKYNCSNKYETHYKNDSEEEVRAAFFVELILDYNYLKERIKIETKTSTRIPSYMADIVVYEDDKLSDPFLVVECKKDGISDAEFSQAIEQVFDNANRLNACYAVVVAGTKRRTFNYHDYKAIERIKNIVSDTPRDYREPPTYKYVRGGTEDIKSVPKGELIRILEKSHDTVWQGGKLAPTAAFDEISKLLFCKLKDEKDTIDGQAYKFQVGSGESYEDVSRRINSIYYKAQNAEPEVFADDIKLGSEVIYSIVEYIESLDLTETDLDSKGIAFEMFMEEFFRGKMGQFFTPREVINFCVDIIKPRPNELILDPACGSGGFLLYGMYHIRNYAKNNFKNEIKARDVWRDFAKNNIFGIELNDQIARVCKMNMFLHEDGHGHIISTDALQEFNKLQEFGKKFGPNQFDIILTNPPFGASVKKNEKPYLELYELGKKNRQKTEILFIERCIDFLKPGGRMAIVLPDGILTNSSQKDVRKYLMEKCQILAIVSLPQFAFSHFGAGVRSSLLFLRKYTDNETPRNYKIFMAIANTIGYDPTGKKVKENDLKKIIPEEYNKFLKEESDYNGLNKVEDKNG, from the coding sequence ATGAGTGATGATTCTATCTCCAAATTTTCGGAGCAGATACAAAGAGGAATTGATACAAAATTAATTGAGATTTCTGATAATAAATTGAATAACACTCTTAAAATAAAATACAATTGTTCAAACAAATATGAAACTCACTATAAGAATGATTCTGAAGAGGAAGTTAGAGCTGCATTTTTTGTGGAATTAATTTTAGATTATAATTACCTTAAAGAAAGAATAAAAATAGAAACTAAGACTTCTACACGAATTCCATCATATATGGCAGATATAGTAGTTTATGAGGATGATAAGTTAAGTGATCCTTTTCTTGTTGTTGAGTGTAAGAAAGATGGAATAAGTGATGCGGAGTTTAGTCAGGCAATTGAACAAGTTTTTGACAATGCAAATCGTTTAAATGCTTGTTATGCTGTTGTAGTTGCAGGAACTAAACGAAGAACTTTCAATTATCATGATTACAAAGCCATTGAAAGAATCAAGAACATTGTTTCGGATACACCAAGAGATTATAGAGAACCTCCAACCTATAAATATGTTAGAGGAGGAACTGAGGACATTAAAAGTGTTCCTAAAGGTGAATTGATCCGAATTTTAGAAAAATCACATGATACCGTGTGGCAAGGTGGTAAATTAGCTCCTACCGCAGCATTTGATGAGATTTCTAAATTATTATTCTGTAAACTTAAGGATGAAAAGGATACAATTGATGGGCAAGCATATAAGTTTCAAGTAGGATCTGGGGAAAGTTATGAAGATGTATCCAGAAGAATAAATTCAATTTATTACAAAGCACAAAACGCAGAACCCGAAGTTTTTGCAGATGATATCAAATTGGGATCTGAAGTAATATATTCAATTGTGGAATATATAGAAAGTTTAGATTTAACTGAAACTGATTTAGATAGCAAAGGCATAGCATTTGAGATGTTTATGGAAGAATTCTTTAGGGGAAAAATGGGTCAATTTTTTACTCCTCGTGAAGTGATTAACTTTTGTGTTGACATAATAAAACCCAGACCTAATGAGTTAATTTTAGATCCTGCTTGTGGAAGTGGTGGATTTTTGTTATATGGAATGTACCATATTCGAAATTATGCCAAGAATAATTTTAAAAACGAAATTAAAGCAAGGGATGTATGGCGCGATTTTGCAAAAAATAATATTTTTGGAATTGAGTTAAATGATCAAATAGCTAGAGTATGTAAAATGAATATGTTTCTTCACGAAGATGGTCATGGGCACATAATTAGTACTGACGCATTACAAGAGTTCAATAAACTTCAAGAATTTGGTAAAAAATTTGGACCCAACCAATTTGATATTATTTTAACCAATCCTCCCTTTGGTGCCTCTGTTAAAAAGAATGAGAAACCTTATTTGGAGCTTTATGAACTTGGAAAGAAGAATAGGCAAAAAACGGAAATATTATTTATTGAAAGATGCATTGATTTCCTTAAACCTGGAGGTAGGATGGCAATCGTTTTACCTGATGGAATTTTGACTAATAGTTCTCAAAAAGATGTTAGAAAATATCTAATGGAAAAATGCCAAATATTAGCAATAGTTTCACTGCCCCAATTTGCATTTTCGCACTTTGGAGCTGGTGTAAGAAGTTCATTATTATTTTTGAGGAAATACACTGACAATGAGACTCCAAGAAATTATAAAATTTTCATGGCTATCGCAAATACGATAGGTTACGATCCAACTGGAAAGAAAGTTAAAGAAAATGATTTAAAAAAAATTATTCCTGAGGAATATAACAAATTTTTGAAGGAGGAAAGTGATTATAACGGATTAAATAAGGTAGAGGATAAAAATGGTTGA
- a CDS encoding DUF365 domain-containing protein, whose amino-acid sequence MDIVGVTHPVPTEYAKRIYNKGKTVFVGRRCLCRIHIGEKFVIYESQGAKAYTGWADIKFIGKMKPTNILRNYGTNLMLNQDELREYSKGRSEMSVIEFENFEKFSKPVKPDHFVTVAGKYIYEDEFGLIQRNKD is encoded by the coding sequence ATGGATATAGTTGGAGTGACACATCCCGTACCCACAGAATATGCAAAAAGAATATATAACAAAGGAAAAACCGTTTTTGTGGGAAGGCGATGTTTGTGTAGAATACATATTGGAGAAAAGTTTGTTATATATGAATCTCAAGGAGCTAAAGCCTACACGGGCTGGGCAGATATAAAATTCATAGGTAAAATGAAGCCTACTAATATTTTAAGGAATTATGGTACGAATTTAATGTTAAATCAAGATGAACTTAGGGAATATTCCAAAGGTAGGAGTGAAATGTCTGTTATTGAATTTGAAAATTTTGAAAAGTTTTCTAAACCTGTAAAACCAGATCATTTTGTCACTGTTGCAGGTAAATATATATATGAAGATGAATTTGGTTTAATCCAAAGAAACAAAGATTAA